Genomic DNA from Gammaproteobacteria bacterium:
TGTCGGCCTCATCCAGAGCTTGGCGCTGGCATCGAACCGACATTCGGGGAACATCAGCAGCACGGGTCGCTACGCGTCCCACTGTCGCGATCCCGACCACAGGCGGTAGACGGGGCAGCCACTCCCGGGAAAACGATCAGACACGTCGTCGTCGACCATGCGGAAGCGAGCATTCTGTACGAGTCGAGATCGGTTTCGGGGAGGTTCCGAAACACTCAGGTCGGATTCGGCCTGTGTGCTCCAATCGACGGCCCCACCGCCTTGAGGGTGTCGACGAGTGCGTCGATATGGCGCTCGCTCGTTCGCCCGTTGGTGATGCAGGCTCGCAGCACTGTTCTGCCCTCGAAGACTGCGGTTGATACCCAGAACCGGCCGTCCCGGCGAACGGCATCGACGTAGTTCCGAACGGCCTCATGGCCTTCGGGCGGCACGAGACATGCGACCGCCATGGGAGAGTCGTTCACGAGCGACCAACCGTCGCGCTGCAACCGCCGCGCGAGTCTGTCCGCCAGTCGAAGGGCGCGTTCGACATGGCCGGCGTATCCCGTCCAGCCCGCTGCTGCGAGTGCAAGGAACAGCCGCAGGCCGACGAATCGGCGCGACCACTGGCTCGAGTTGACGAAGAAGTCCTTGGCCGTGTCGCTTCTGGGCATGTAGCTGGCGTCAACCCGGAAGACCTGACCGGCCACATCCGGTCTGGAGGTCAGGAACATGCCGGCTCCCATGGTCGTTGCGAACCACTTGTGGGCGTCGATCGTGATCGAGTCCGCTCGCTCGATGCCCTTGAGAGCACCGCCGGTATCGCTTGCGATCAGCGCACCACCCCATGCCGCGTCGACATGGAACCACATGCCGTGCTCCCTTGCCAGTTCGCCGCAGCGGGTCAACGGATCGACCATGCCCGCGCTGGTGGTGCCGGCCGTCGCCGCGATCATGACAGGCATGCGACCGTTGCGGATGTCCGTCGCGATCGTTTCGGCCAAAGCACCGGGG
This window encodes:
- a CDS encoding pyridoxal-dependent decarboxylase, with the translated sequence MTHDSLFPDHDSLTAADHALTERLVAARRLLPSRDVVPDGPSGEWLRELRNMEFDQPRELADVMEWVIGGLETGTVQVTHPGYLGLFNPAPTFASECADRIASLFNPQVCVHSHAPAAVEIELHVIREVARRAGMPDASGGHFTSGGSEANLTAMLCALQAGCPAYGDDGLQAFARPPRLYVSEESHLAWLKIAHAGGIGRNAVRLIQTDGRGRMGPGALAETIATDIRNGRMPVMIAATAGTTSAGMVDPLTRCGELAREHGMWFHVDAAWGGALIASDTGGALKGIERADSITIDAHKWFATTMGAGMFLTSRPDVAGQVFRVDASYMPRSDTAKDFFVNSSQWSRRFVGLRLFLALAAAGWTGYAGHVERALRLADRLARRLQRDGWSLVNDSPMAVACLVPPEGHEAVRNYVDAVRRDGRFWVSTAVFEGRTVLRACITNGRTSERHIDALVDTLKAVGPSIGAHRPNPT